In the Balaenoptera musculus isolate JJ_BM4_2016_0621 chromosome 2, mBalMus1.pri.v3, whole genome shotgun sequence genome, GGGTGGCACCGCTCGCACGCAGGTGACCGCTACATGTAAGAGGTCAGTCGCCAGATTAGAGAAAAAAGCCCCCCCCCCGAAAAGAGGCATGTAAAACACTCCCTTCTAAAAACAAAGGGGTGCAAATTTCTTTACTTCTCTTATCGAGGAACAAAAATACTCTTGCAATGGCTATTCAGTTTCCACAGGTACGAGGCAGGTGCTAGCTAGCACACCCACTTCCAGCAGTATGACTGTTTCCTATCCGTCTACTACCTGAGTGGCGTCAGTGTAGGTTCAGGCACCATTAGGAACGTTTGACCAAACACGTACACAGCACGTACAGAGGATCGCCGGCCTCCCGGTGGACCAGGGCGCGGAGGAGACACCTACAGCACGAAGAGGACAGCCCGGCCGGCGGGGCAGCGGCGCGCGCTCAGGGCCGGGCCGCGGGGGCCTCGCGCCGCCGCCGCTCCTCGCGGCAGCAGTACGAGCAGTAGTGCTCGGTCTCGGCGCGCCCGTAGAACGCGCACTTCTCTCGCTGGCGGGGCCGCCCGGGCCGCCTTCACCGTTCGAGCGCGCGGCCGGCGCGTCGGCGAACTCCAGGCCGTCGCGCGCCGAGCTGAAGCCGTTGGCGTAGGTCTGCGACTTGCGCTCGGCCgcgcccgccgcccccgccgcgccGGGCAAGGCCCCTGGGAGGCGGGCGCCATCAACCCCACCGTGTTGACCGTGCGCAGGGCGGCGGCGCGCGCCGGGCGGTAGCTCAGTGACGACAGCTCGCGGCTCTGCCGCGGGTACGAGGCGCACCGCCGCAGCACGCCCACGGCCGGGGCGCACGCCTTGTCCCGCGCGCCCCACCGCCTCCACGTGGATAACGCTCTGGCGCCCCGGCGCCGGGGGACTGCCCCCGGGGACCGGTCCGCTGGCGGCCGcgcgccgctgccgccgccgggGCCCGTGGAGGCCGCGCCGCGCGTCGCCGCCCGTGCCCCCTCCGCCGACCGGGGGTTCGCGCGCTCCTTGAGCCTGAGCACCAGCTGCGTGGGGGTCCCGGCGAGGCACGCAGGGCTCCGCCCGCCCTCGGCCTCAGGCCTGCGCGGGGGCCCCTTGGCCGTAGAGGCGGCGGGGGCGTCGCGGCGCCGCTGCTCCTGCTCGGCGCTGAAGCGCTCCTGCGCGCTGGTCAGGTAGTAGCCGATCATCATCTCGTGGAACTAGTGCCGGTGGCTGGTGA is a window encoding:
- the OTUD7A gene encoding LOW QUALITY PROTEIN: OTU domain-containing protein 7A (The sequence of the model RefSeq protein was modified relative to this genomic sequence to represent the inferred CDS: inserted 3 bases in 3 codons; deleted 3 bases in 2 codons; substituted 1 base at 1 genomic stop codon), whose translation is MAAGGRGARGRAGARLTLCSSLSSLILSLEAKLNLLHSYMNVTWIRIPSETRAPLAQPESPTASAGEDVQSLPDSLDSDRDSLCSNSNSKNGKDKEKEKQRKDKDKTRADSVGIQLKKNMGGLVHGPMSCSKSANGKHGDAPERGKEKKAKARKDSKEESGASASTSPLEKTTPSPTGKAAGASPADKGGGPRGDAWKYSTDVKLNLHILRAAMQGERKLIFAGLLLTSHRHXFHEMMIGYYLTSAQERFSAEQEQRRRDAPAASTAKGPPRRPEAEGGRSPACLAGTPTQLVLRLKERANPRSAEGARAATRGAASTGPGGGXRRAAASGPVPGGSPPAPGRQSVIHVEAVGARDKACAPAVGVLRRCASYPRQSRELSSLSYRPARAAALRTVNTVGLMAPAXPGALPGAAGAAGAAERKSQTYANGFSSARDGLEFADAPAARSNGEGGPGGPXQREKCAFYGRAETEHYCSYCCREERRRREAPAARP